The following DNA comes from Chromatiales bacterium.
TGAAAAGGCCATGGATGGCCCTTTTCAACAGCCTGCCAAGGGGGATCGTCCGGGTTTGGAAGATACCGCGCGCGGTGCCGCGCGCTCAGTCCCCTGACGGAGTCTCGATGCGGGCGATTTCGCTCGCGAGTGCGGTGATGTCCGGGATCAGGGCCGACTCTCCATAGAGGCTCATGCCGGCCAGCACAAACGGCCTGTCGCCAGTGGGTGCGGCCGCGGAATTCTCGCGATTGACCACCACCAGGCGTGGCATGGCGCTGGCGCGCAGGCCGACGTAACGGTCTGCGACCTGCTCGCCCGCCAGTGCATGACAGACGACGATGCGCGTGCGCGGACCGAAATCCGGCGCGGGTGTGCCGCCATCGATCGCTTCCAGTGCAACGACCGGCACGGACTGCCCGCGCCACGACATTCGCCCCAGGTGCCACGGCGGCACATCGGACTGCACCGCGATCGGCGCGAGCGAAATCACCTCCGCGACCGAGGTGTTGGGCAGTACGAGTCGAAGTTCGCCGACGGTAATGACCAGGCTGCGTACATCGTTCTGCTCAATGATCGCCGGCTCGCTCACACCGTTTCATCCATGCGAACGAACTGCGCCATGCTCGCGACCAGATCGGATTCCTGGTAGGGCTTGCCGAGGTAATCGTTGACGCCAATCTCCATCGCACGCTGGCGATGCTTCTCGCCGGTTCGCGAGGTGATCATGATGATCGGCACGTCCTTGAGTCGCTGGTCGGCGCGAACGTGGGTCGCCAGTTCGTAGCCGTCCATGCGTGGCATCTCGATATCGAGCAGGATCAGATCCGGCACGCTGTGCTGCAACTGGTCGAACGCATCCACGCCGTCGGTCGCGGTCGCGACGCGCAGACCGTGGCGTTCGAGCAGACGGCCGGTCACCTTGCGCACGGTGATCGAGTCGTCGACCACCATGACCAGCGGCGCCTGCACGACCGGCGCCTCTTCTTCAACAACGATGGTTTGCGCGAGCGATTCGACCTCGGCGGCAGCGCGCGCCGGTGCCGTTTCGGCCGCAATCCTCTGCGACATACGCAGCAGGGCACCAATATCGAGAATCAGCGCGACACGTCCGTCCGGCAGGATGGTCCCGCCCGAGACCCACGGCACCGTACTGAGCTGCGGCCCGACGGATTTGACGACCACTTCGGTCGAGCCCAGCAGTTGATCGACCTGAAGCGCCAGACGGGTTTCGCCCGCGCGCACCAGCAGCATCGGATACCACTTGCGCGTCGCCGGCAACACCGGGCCGCTCTGATAGCCGAGCAGGCGACCGAGATACCAGGTCGCGTATTCGCGACCGGCATAGGTATAGCCGCCCATGTCGCCGGCATACATGCGGCGCAGGTCGTCGCGGGAGATTCGCACCACACCTTCGACCGCGGTATTCGGGGCTGCATACAGTTCGTCGTCGACCTGCACCAGCAGCGCCTGCGCGATTGCCAGCGTGAACGGCAGGCGAATGGTGAATCGCGCGCCTTTGCCGGGGTCGGAATCGATCTCCAGCGAACCACCGAGCTGCTTGATCTCGCTGTGCACGACATCGAGCCCGACGCCACGACCTGCGACCTGGCTGACCTGCGCCGCGGTGGAAAAACCCGACTCGAGAATGAACTGCATCAGATCGTGGTCACCGATTTCTACCTCTTCGCCGAGGCGCCCCTCGGCCAGCGCCTTTTCGCGCACGGCGCCCAGATTGATACCGGCGCCGTCATCGGCGACCTCGATCACCACGTCCGGTCCGTCACGCATCATC
Coding sequences within:
- a CDS encoding chemotaxis protein CheW; amino-acid sequence: MSEPAIIEQNDVRSLVITVGELRLVLPNTSVAEVISLAPIAVQSDVPPWHLGRMSWRGQSVPVVALEAIDGGTPAPDFGPRTRIVVCHALAGEQVADRYVGLRASAMPRLVVVNRENSAAAPTGDRPFVLAGMSLYGESALIPDITALASEIARIETPSGD